From Balnearium lithotrophicum, a single genomic window includes:
- the hslV gene encoding ATP-dependent protease subunit HslV, which yields MEFHGTTICAVLRDGKVAMAGDGQVTLGNTVFKNGARKVRKVYGGRVLTGFAGSVADAFSLLERFEDKLQTFGGNLLKSAVELAKDWRTDRVLRRLEAMLLVADRTKILLISGNGDVIEPDIPVMAIGSGGPYAQAAATALYENTNLSAREIAEKALRIAGNICIYTNTNIVVEELT from the coding sequence ATGGAATTTCACGGAACTACTATTTGCGCTGTTTTAAGGGATGGAAAGGTTGCTATGGCAGGAGATGGTCAGGTAACCCTTGGAAATACAGTCTTTAAAAACGGAGCAAGAAAGGTTAGAAAGGTTTACGGAGGTAGAGTTTTAACAGGTTTTGCAGGTTCTGTTGCAGATGCATTTTCACTTCTTGAGAGGTTTGAAGATAAACTTCAAACGTTTGGAGGGAACTTACTTAAATCGGCAGTTGAACTTGCTAAGGATTGGAGAACCGATAGGGTTTTGAGGAGACTTGAGGCAATGCTCCTCGTAGCGGACAGAACAAAAATTCTCCTTATTTCTGGAAATGGAGACGTTATTGAACCGGACATTCCCGTTATGGCTATTGGTTCAGGAGGGCCCTACGCTCAGGCAGCAGCAACGGCTCTTTATGAAAATACAAACCTATCTGCGAGGGAGATTGCTGAAAAGGCCTTAAGAATAGCTGGAAACATCTGCATATACACAAATACAAACATTGTGGTTGAAGAACTGACCTAA